CACTCGCTCCCCTTCCCCGTCTGCATGCACAGCGAGATGTTGCAGAATCTGCCAAGCACAAGGCCGAGGCCATGAGTGAAGCGCTACCAGCGGTCCGAGCTCGCATGGTGGCTGAGGAATTGGACTATCAAATCAGAGCGCTAAACGCGCAGTTGGCTGAGGCTCAATCAGATGCCGAGTCTCTCGAGGACGAGGTCAAACACCTCGACGAGACGGAGCGGTTAGCAGCAGTGGCTGTGTCTCAACTTAGTGCCGGCGAGCTCGATGCCCTAAGCGCAAAAATGGAGACTGCTGAAAAAGAAATCGAGCACCGCTCCAAAGAATTCCGGCGCTTGGCCGCTGCCGCCGGCCGGTGGACCGACAATTATGAGTTCAATCCGCATGGCTTTGCGGAACTTCAGGCTAATGCGAAGCTGCGCATCGCGGACTTCGAATCTGACTCTGCCAAGCTCATCAATCAGCAGCAAGAGGCTGGAGTAGCTGCTCGCGACGCCGCGACAACGTTTGCCACTCTGAAAAGCGAACTCGCTTCTTTCGGTTCGCGAAACACCAATATAGATAGAGCATTGGTAGAGCTACGGTCCCAGCTCGCTCACGATACGGGGTACGCCGAGTCAGAACTTCCCTTTGCTGGTGAGCTCATGGATATTAGTCCACAACAGACGGAATGGGAGCCGGTCCTCCAAAAGCTTCTTCACGGGTTTGCTGCTACCCTGCTGGTTCCGGAAAGCGCACGGAAAGCGATTAATCAGTGGGTCAATTCTCGGAACGTGGGGACCCGGCTCGAATACCGCACCATCCCTGAGTTTGCACCCGCACCAGCAACTGCGCGTAGCCCACAACAACTCATTCACAAGCTGGATTTCCAAGACCACCCTATGGCACCGTGGGTCCGCCATCATATTTCACGCCGATTTAACTATGAATGTGTCAGTTCAGTCGCGGCGCTCGAACAGGTAACTAAGACCCCAGCTGTTACTCGCGATGGCTTGGAAAGCCGCCCTAAGGATAAAGATGGGTCTACCCGCTTTATTAAAGACGACCGCAGGCGTTTTTCCGGCACCAGCTGGTACCGGGTGGGCTCTACCAATGACGCCAAGATTGAGCTGCTGCGCACGCAACTCGATGAAGCAAAAGCCCATGCCAGTGCCACCGCCAAGCTAGTTCAAGACTTAAACCGAAAAATGGATATCCTGCGCACTCAACGCGATAAAGCGAAACTGGTGTTAGAGACTAAGTTTCAGGATATTGATACCGCATCTGCAGAAACTCGCAAACGAGATCTGCAACGGCAATATGATTCTCTTGCCTCGTCACCCGAGGCGAAAGCCCTACATGCCGCGCATAATCGAGCAAAGGATAGGCTAGCTGCAGCCCGTGCCCGCCTTAAGCAATCTCAAAAGCACCTTGGAAGCATTGAGGGCGATCTCCAGCGCTCCACACAGCGTCGCCAGAACATTGGCACCGTACCTACCATCGCTGACGAAGCTATAGCCAAGGAGGTCAAAGAGGCCCTCCACAACGGAAGGCGCAAGCTTTCCATCGATGACATCGATTCCCGGCGCGATGCAGTACAAAACAGCCTGCACGATACATCCCGCGCGGCTGCACGAAACATCGAGGAGATAAATGCCAAGATTGTCTCCGTTCTCCACAAATACTTGTCTCAGTGGCCAGCGGAATCTGCGGATTTACAGCCACAGGCAAACTTTGCCGGTGAGGGCATTGAAAAGTTGAAGTTCCTTCGGGCCGATCGCCTTGCCGATTTCCGTGCTCAGTTCTTGGAACTACTCAACGGAACAACGGTGCAAAATCTGTCTCACCTTGCTTCTTCGTTGCGCCACGCTCGCAGCGATATCGAGCTGCGTATGGAATTTATCAATAAGTCGCTGGAGCGCTCGCCCTTTAATGGCGACCGTATCTTGCGAATTGATGTGAAAGACGCTCGCGGCCAGGTAGTACAGGATTTCCAGCGAGATCTAGATTCCGCGACTTCGCATAGCCTGGCCGAGATCAGCGCAGATGAGCCGGAAGCGGCGTTGCGGCGCTACCATGCTTTGGATAAAATTCTCAGCCGTTTGGGTTCAACCCAACCGGAAGATATTCGTTGGCGCAACCTGGTTCTTGATACCCGAAAACACGTAAGCTTCATCGGCCGCGAATGCTACCCCGATGGAACAACCGCCAATACTTATCAGGATTCTGCTTCCCTCTCTGGTGGCCAGGCACAAAAGCTAGTTTTCTTCTGCCTGGCTGCGGCCCTGCGTTTCCGGCTAGCGGAGCCGGATCAGGATGTTCCCACCTATGGTTCCATCATTTTGGACGAAGCTTTTGACCGCGCAGATCCAGCCTTTACCCGCACGGCAATGTCTGTGTTTGAATCGTTTGGTTTCCACATGATTTTGGCAACGCCATTCAAGCTAATTCAAACATTATCTCCCTACATCGACGGCACCATCGTGGTCAACTACGACGAGCCCATCATTCATGGCCGTCCGCAGGCACGCACAGGCTATTCACTTATCGACGCCGCCTCGTATCCCCAGGAGGACCCCAATGCGGATTCCTGAAGACCTACAAGCACATGCGGCAAAGCTCTTGCGCAACCACTTTGCGGAGGCGCTATCTTCGCCGGATTCCCTCCGTTTGGACTGGCCGCTACATCCACCGACGGCAGCCACCGCCAAACGCGATTTACCAATGACTCAAGAATTCATCCGCGCCTGGCAGCGCTGGCCGCACCAGGAAGAGGTTATCTACGAGTCCCGCAATTGGTCGCGTACTGGGCTGGGCACCAATTCCGTGCCTGTACGCGTGGTAATTGATGGACCTGAACGCATCGCTTCCGCAGCAGGCATGGCCACAACATACTCGCATGCGGTTCAAAGAGCTCAAAAGATCGCCTCGATTTTCCCCGAGCACTCTGACTTCGCTCACACCGTTCACCGTGCTTACAAGCAGTGGAAAGACTTAAGCGCCTACGACCTGCATTGCTTGGGACCGTGTTTGAACTGGTTGCTCACCCATCCCGATTCGGGCGAGTGGGAACGCGCCGTCCCCGTAGAGGGCGTTGATGGCAAGTGGATCGGGTCCCACCGGCGCCTGCTGCTAACCCTGCTTTCTCCTTTCGGCATCGCGGATCTAGGACTGCGCCGCAGCGACGCCCGTATTCGCTTGCGCTATCTCAACCACGTCCCGGCAGTGTCCGACCTCGAGATTCCACTCTCCCACGCCGCATCCCTTTTCTCCACCAGGCCACCGCGAGTGCTCATCGTGGAAAATAAACAAACTTTTCTGGCTTTACCTGTGCTTTCGGACGCCGCTCCGCCCACCATTGCTGTCTTAGGTTCCGGCACCGCAGCACATCAGCTCCACGCCCTCAACTGGCTCCACCAATCCGAAATTACCTACTGGGGTGATCTCGACGCTGCGGGCTTCAGCATCCTCAACGCCGTGCGCGCCTGCTTCCCCCACACCGCATCTCTGCTCATGGATACTGCTACCGTAACTGCGTTTAAGCACCTCGCTGTCCCTGATCCAGGCGACGGTTCAGCCACGCTCACTCACCTCACCACCGAAGAACAGGAAGCCTACCGTCTACTCTTCACCGAGGGCAGGCTGCGAATTGAGCAAGAGCGAATCCCTTTCACACACGCGAGCGACGCCATCCACCACAAATTAGATTGATCTAACGTTTAAAATCACGCCCGGAAACCGAATGGCGCGGCTGTCGCATAATTGAGCTCGGAACCGTTACACAAACTAGCTCTAAACATTGTCTGCCCCTGATACATATGCTTAAGTAGTATTCGAACATATAATTCAATCTTTCATTTGGAGAGGCCTTTGCCAGACCGGATTCACCCTTCCCTATTACGTATTTTCCAACGCTCAAAACCTGATGACATCATTGCCTTCATCGACGAAAGCTACGTTGCACCAGAGGAGGACTTTTCAGAATCTTTCTATATCCTGGTCGGCGCGGCCATCAAATTCGAACACCTTAGTAACACTCGGAGCCTCCTCAGGGAGACTGCACAGTCGAACTATTGGCATACGACCGAATCGATGCGCAGTTGTGATGGCCGGAAGAAAGTCGAAGAAATGCTCAAGTTATGCGATGACTTTGAGGATTTGCAATATATAGCCTGCCTTCGACCACTGCAACGAAATCAGGATATTGAGCATGCTCGTCAAGATTGCCTTGAACTGCTCATTACTGCACTCACCAAGAATGAGCCTTCTCTGAAAGGCATAATTTTCGAAGCACGCCACTCTCAGTCAGATAACGATAAAGACAGAAATACCCTCAAGCGCATGCGCAAGAAAAAGTCACTGCACTCTGGAATCAGTTTGGCATGGGTTAGCCCTGCCGATGAAACTTGCCTTTGGATACCGGACCTCGTCGCTTTTACATACAGGCGCACTTTTACCCACGGAGGGCAAAGCACATTTCTATACCAGAAATACTTGGAAGAGCATTGCGAAATTCTAAAGGTAACTCCGAAGCAAGCATTCCCGAAGCCGAACTGGAATTCACAATAAAATGACCCTCACCTGCCAGTAGCCTCGGTGAGGGTCGAGCAGCTGTACATGATGTAGGGCTGCTCCTGCTAAAGATTATGCCCTACCACCCCCTTTAGAGTCAATAGCAGCTCTATAGGAGCATCATGACGAGTTACATGCGCGCTGACGGAGCTAGTCAAAAAATCCCTTTTTGCCCAAGTGGTCGAGATAAGAGGTCCAATCCTCAAAGACATCTCTTAAAGCATGGATCGGGTCGACATCGACACCGCTGCAGTGTCTAAACTCTTGAAGGCTAAAAGCCGCTGCACCGACCGCAATTGCAGCCCGAATAGCAATTTCAAAGGTTTCAACTGCATTCTGACGCTCATCTCTGTCTTGAGCTAATGCGAGCTCAATTTGTCTCACCACATTATGATGCACGGACCGATTGAACCGGCTGTACATTTCTCCGCCCTGGAAGCCATCGAAATATTCCGCTACCAAATCTGTGTAGTTCAAGAGTTTCTGCGATTTCCCATACCCCTGAGAAGCGAATGCCTGTTTCATCTTTATGTGATCTGCTGTTGCTTCGCTGTAGGGTGACTCATTATTCCTCCCACCCGATTTTTCGTAGCCGTTAACAACAACATTGACTGCACGTACAGTCCTGATCCATGGATCTGCATCCTCATGCAGATCCATCACCAATGCTGAGTTCTCTAAAGCAGACCTTACAAGAATTGAAAGCGCAAGTGGGTAGCGAATACCAGAATTCAGAAGCAGACCAAGAGAATGCAGGATTCCACCCGCAGCTTGCAGCTAAGCCGCAGAAGGGTCATCAGCTAGACGGGAAATTTTCAATTCCTATGCACCACGAATCTTCGGCTCAAATTCAACATCGAGAGCCCCTTCTGTCGTAAGGAACCTAGGAGAGCAAGGAATCTTGTTAACGGTACGGGCGACGGCCGCCTTCTCATTCCCAGTTGATTGATCTTCACGCTCTACTGGCGCATCGAACACTTTGTAGTTGAAGTGGTCGAATTCCCCCCCTAACCCCTACCAAAAGAAATAGCGAACGACTTAGAAAAGTTCGGGACGAAAACCTATTTTCCATATAAGACCTTGGCATGTTTGGCTCGTCTTGGTTCGCGTCAATCCAGTCCTAAAAGGATGCTCCTGTACAGGGAGCATCCTTTCAACTCTAGGTTCCTCTATTCGCAGGCAACGCCGTCACCGTCTCGATCCAAATTCGAGCTATAGCCTGGTTGACCGGCGTACAACGGCGCCACACCTGCAGCGCGAGCGGCTGCACAATTAGGGTAATAGCTGGCTGCTCCACCATCACCACCAGCCGATTCAACACCACCATTATTGGTGGACTGCTGTTGAATCACTGGCGCAGGAGCAACGAATCCATGCACACCACCATCAGCATCCGAATCGACCTCCCCGTTCACGTCTACTACTTCTTCTGCTGCTTCGGCAGGACTTACCTGCGGATCCAGCGTTGGCTCCTCAAACTCAACTGGCGCAGTAGATTCCGGTGCTTGATTTAACGTCGAGCTTTGTACAGTTTCAGAAGCGGTAGTGGTTACCGTTGCAGTTTCTCGCACTGTAGTAGTTTCAGTGCTCTTCGTTTCATCGGCGTCGGAGCATTGACTGAGAAGAGAAGAGACGACAACAAGAGCAGCGATGCCGCCTACGATTTTCTTACCGGAGGCCATAATTTTCCCCAAGAAATGAGAGTGTATTTAATTGACACTTCAACTATAGCCTCGAGTGGCTCTCCCACCTAATTACATGCACGTGATTTAGAGCTCATTTTTTCGCTACCCTATACATGTTCCCACTCTGATGAGTTTCTGCCTGAATAGCTTTTCACCTCGTTGTCGGGGCTTTCCCAAAAGAGCCCTTACTCCAACTCACCCCGATACTTCTCCAGCAGGGCCTCCAGGTCGGTGAACAGAGCCGGACCCTACTTCGGGTGGCGGAGGCCGAACTCTACGCTGGCGGGAATAAAGCCGGCGGGATTGCCGAGATCATGGCGAATGCCATCATGGACCACAACGTGGACGGGGTGACCCTCGGAGAGGAGGAGAGCGATGGCGTCGGTAAGCTACAGCTCCCCGCCCTGGCCGGGAGTGATACGGCGGAGAGCGCCAAAAATCGCGCGGTCCAAAAGGTAGCGCCCCGTAACCACCAAATTCAACGGCACATCCTCAACCGCAGCCTTTTCCACCATGTCCACAACCTTCTTCACCCGATCATCGTCGGTAGCCTCAACATCAAAGACGCCATAATTCGACTCCTGCGACGGCTCCACCTCTACCGCCAACAACACCGAACCACCATGCTC
This genomic stretch from Corynebacterium tuberculostearicum harbors:
- a CDS encoding ATP-binding protein → MIPMTNIYPGQYRISRIQLINWGTFHGYFSIPVARKGFLITGGSGSGKSTLLDAMSAVLVPQKDLKFNAASQQDLGRHDGRNLVSYVRGAWRQQENTQTGEIAPEYLRTGATNSIVALTYDNGAGKQHTLIAIFRLNGGENSVSQVKKLYGVVQGDEDIDKLSSLLTRSLDTRKIKALYKGPGASFTQTYSTFADRFRKRLGIKSELGQVLLHRTQSAKSLSSLDQLFRGYMLDKPSTFERADEAVEQFEDLRQAYLRVEDVKAQIDTLAPLPRLHAQRDVAESAKHKAEAMSEALPAVRARMVAEELDYQIRALNAQLAEAQSDAESLEDEVKHLDETERLAAVAVSQLSAGELDALSAKMETAEKEIEHRSKEFRRLAAAAGRWTDNYEFNPHGFAELQANAKLRIADFESDSAKLINQQQEAGVAARDAATTFATLKSELASFGSRNTNIDRALVELRSQLAHDTGYAESELPFAGELMDISPQQTEWEPVLQKLLHGFAATLLVPESARKAINQWVNSRNVGTRLEYRTIPEFAPAPATARSPQQLIHKLDFQDHPMAPWVRHHISRRFNYECVSSVAALEQVTKTPAVTRDGLESRPKDKDGSTRFIKDDRRRFSGTSWYRVGSTNDAKIELLRTQLDEAKAHASATAKLVQDLNRKMDILRTQRDKAKLVLETKFQDIDTASAETRKRDLQRQYDSLASSPEAKALHAAHNRAKDRLAAARARLKQSQKHLGSIEGDLQRSTQRRQNIGTVPTIADEAIAKEVKEALHNGRRKLSIDDIDSRRDAVQNSLHDTSRAAARNIEEINAKIVSVLHKYLSQWPAESADLQPQANFAGEGIEKLKFLRADRLADFRAQFLELLNGTTVQNLSHLASSLRHARSDIELRMEFINKSLERSPFNGDRILRIDVKDARGQVVQDFQRDLDSATSHSLAEISADEPEAALRRYHALDKILSRLGSTQPEDIRWRNLVLDTRKHVSFIGRECYPDGTTANTYQDSASLSGGQAQKLVFFCLAAALRFRLAEPDQDVPTYGSIILDEAFDRADPAFTRTAMSVFESFGFHMILATPFKLIQTLSPYIDGTIVVNYDEPIIHGRPQARTGYSLIDAASYPQEDPNADS
- a CDS encoding DUF3322 domain-containing protein → MRIPEDLQAHAAKLLRNHFAEALSSPDSLRLDWPLHPPTAATAKRDLPMTQEFIRAWQRWPHQEEVIYESRNWSRTGLGTNSVPVRVVIDGPERIASAAGMATTYSHAVQRAQKIASIFPEHSDFAHTVHRAYKQWKDLSAYDLHCLGPCLNWLLTHPDSGEWERAVPVEGVDGKWIGSHRRLLLTLLSPFGIADLGLRRSDARIRLRYLNHVPAVSDLEIPLSHAASLFSTRPPRVLIVENKQTFLALPVLSDAAPPTIAVLGSGTAAHQLHALNWLHQSEITYWGDLDAAGFSILNAVRACFPHTASLLMDTATVTAFKHLAVPDPGDGSATLTHLTTEEQEAYRLLFTEGRLRIEQERIPFTHASDAIHHKLD
- a CDS encoding excalibur calcium-binding domain-containing protein, with protein sequence MASGKKIVGGIAALVVVSSLLSQCSDADETKSTETTTVRETATVTTTASETVQSSTLNQAPESTAPVEFEEPTLDPQVSPAEAAEEVVDVNGEVDSDADGGVHGFVAPAPVIQQQSTNNGGVESAGGDGGAASYYPNCAAARAAGVAPLYAGQPGYSSNLDRDGDGVACE